From the Sphingomonas suaedae genome, one window contains:
- a CDS encoding uroporphyrinogen decarboxylase family protein yields MDKLLPTTLVGSYAMPEWLIDRARLAGRFPPRVRARELWRPAAEFLDEAQDDATIVAIHMQERAGIDILTDGEMRRESYSNRFATALEGVDLDNPGTALDRSGHPNPVPRITGKIRRKHAVQVRDVEFLRRHTDRKIKITVPGPFTMTQQAQNDFYESEEELALDYAAAVNEEIRDLFAAGADIVQIDEPYLQARPEKARAYGPRAIDRALRDVEGVTALHLCFGYAAIIHGDRPHGYDYLGELAGTRVDQVSVETAQPNLDPAELRPLRDKYIMVGTIDLNDPSVETPEKVAERIRRAMTEVPVDKIIVAPDCGFKYVPRDIAYAKMEAMVAGAALVRDTL; encoded by the coding sequence ATGGACAAGCTGCTTCCCACGACGCTGGTGGGTTCCTATGCAATGCCCGAATGGCTGATCGATCGCGCGCGGCTGGCCGGGCGGTTTCCGCCCCGGGTGCGCGCGCGGGAATTGTGGCGCCCGGCTGCGGAGTTTCTCGACGAGGCGCAGGACGATGCGACGATCGTCGCGATCCATATGCAGGAGCGCGCGGGGATCGACATCCTGACCGATGGCGAGATGCGGCGCGAAAGCTATTCCAACCGCTTCGCCACCGCGTTGGAGGGGGTCGATCTCGACAATCCCGGCACCGCGCTCGATCGCAGCGGCCATCCCAATCCGGTCCCGCGCATCACCGGCAAGATCCGCCGCAAGCATGCGGTGCAGGTGCGCGATGTCGAATTCCTGCGCCGCCATACCGACCGCAAGATCAAGATCACCGTGCCCGGCCCGTTCACCATGACCCAACAGGCGCAGAATGATTTCTATGAGAGCGAGGAGGAGCTGGCGCTCGACTATGCCGCTGCGGTCAACGAGGAGATTCGCGACCTGTTCGCCGCGGGCGCCGATATCGTCCAGATCGACGAGCCCTATCTTCAGGCGCGTCCCGAAAAGGCGCGCGCCTATGGCCCCAGGGCGATCGACCGGGCGCTGCGCGATGTCGAGGGCGTGACTGCGCTGCATCTGTGCTTCGGCTATGCCGCGATCATCCACGGCGACCGGCCTCATGGCTATGACTATCTGGGCGAGCTGGCGGGCACGCGGGTCGATCAGGTCTCGGTCGAAACGGCGCAGCCCAATCTCGACCCTGCCGAGCTGCGGCCGTTGCGCGACAAATACATCATGGTCGGGACGATCGACCTCAACGACCCCAGCGTCGAAACGCCGGAGAAGGTCGCCGAGCGAATCCGTCGCGCGATGACCGAGGTGCCGGTCGACAAGATCATCGTCGCCCCCGATTGCGGCTTCAAATATGTGCCGCGTGACATCGCCTATGCAAAGATGGAAGCGATGGTGGCGGGCGCCGCACTGGTGCGCGACACGCTCTGA
- a CDS encoding YkgJ family cysteine cluster protein, translating into MTDEKPDQNAIPCGGCTECCKTDQVILRPEAGDDLEFYDLEYIESALYPGQRVPALKRDSRTGHCVYLRDSGCAIHGRAPWTCRRFHCARMFKALGRLSRAKRDILWARGDVLEEAIVERGRDRYGYAVEHGLDGVLDTDMQVAAFERIIAATPRRR; encoded by the coding sequence ATGACCGACGAAAAGCCCGATCAGAATGCGATCCCCTGCGGCGGGTGCACCGAATGCTGCAAGACCGACCAGGTGATCCTGCGGCCCGAGGCCGGGGACGATCTGGAATTCTACGATCTCGAATATATTGAAAGCGCGCTGTATCCGGGGCAGCGGGTACCGGCGCTCAAGCGCGATTCCCGTACCGGTCATTGCGTGTATCTGCGCGACAGCGGTTGCGCGATCCATGGCCGCGCACCCTGGACCTGCCGGCGGTTTCACTGCGCGCGCATGTTCAAGGCGCTTGGCAGACTCTCCCGTGCGAAGCGGGACATTCTGTGGGCGCGCGGGGATGTGCTGGAGGAAGCGATCGTCGAGCGCGGGCGGGATCGATACGGCTACGCCGTCGAGCATGGGCTCGACGGCGTGCTGGATACCGACATGCAGGTCGCGGCGTTCGAGCGCATCATTGCCGCGACGCCACGACGCAGATGA
- a CDS encoding ABC transporter substrate-binding protein yields MANRRDAVAALLGLPALCVGGCARSGKPAGGGAGPLAVRGSTATLEIAPVLLAARDHYPGRAIVRNGGIGNLVGAARVAGLGDEGPADVATHAETQALRYSVANPEIRIILTVTEGRYRIIARRSAGIASLTDLKGKRIATIATTSAGFFLARMLAQVRLDFTDIVPVRISPIEGMAEALARREVDAVAIWEPHGGNAALALGEDRVEFPGDGVYRELFNLNTTTANLADPDKRRRIVAFVRAIIDASQAIGRDSERARKLVAATAGFSLDEVARAWPTLTFPAALPPDLLDTLESEEQWLAAQEGRAVRPRAVLAGLIDPSVLAEARAR; encoded by the coding sequence ATGGCGAACAGGCGGGACGCGGTCGCCGCGCTGCTGGGGCTGCCCGCTTTATGCGTCGGCGGATGCGCGCGGAGCGGAAAACCTGCCGGGGGCGGGGCGGGGCCGCTGGCGGTGCGCGGCAGCACCGCGACGCTGGAGATCGCCCCGGTCCTTCTCGCAGCGCGCGACCATTATCCGGGGCGTGCGATCGTGCGTAACGGGGGTATCGGCAATCTGGTTGGCGCTGCGCGGGTGGCGGGGCTGGGGGACGAAGGACCTGCCGATGTCGCCACCCATGCGGAGACACAGGCACTGCGCTATTCGGTCGCCAATCCCGAAATCCGCATCATCCTGACGGTGACCGAAGGGCGTTATCGCATCATCGCGCGGCGCTCCGCCGGGATCGCCAGCCTCACCGACCTCAAGGGCAAGCGGATCGCAACGATCGCGACGACATCTGCCGGATTCTTCCTGGCCCGGATGCTGGCGCAGGTGCGGCTCGACTTCACGGATATCGTCCCGGTCCGCATCTCGCCGATCGAGGGGATGGCGGAGGCGCTGGCGCGACGCGAGGTCGATGCGGTGGCGATCTGGGAGCCGCATGGCGGCAATGCGGCGCTGGCCCTGGGGGAGGACCGCGTCGAATTTCCGGGCGACGGCGTCTATCGTGAGCTGTTCAACCTCAATACCACGACCGCCAACCTCGCCGATCCGGACAAGCGGCGCCGTATCGTCGCCTTTGTCCGCGCGATCATCGATGCGTCACAGGCGATCGGGCGCGATTCCGAACGCGCGCGAAAGCTGGTCGCCGCGACTGCGGGGTTTTCGCTCGACGAGGTTGCGCGCGCCTGGCCGACACTCACCTTCCCGGCCGCGCTTCCGCCCGACCTGCTCGACACGCTGGAGTCTGAAGAACAATGGCTTGCGGCGCAGGAGGGCAGGGCGGTGCGGCCTCGCGCGGTGCTGGCCGGATTGATTGACCCCAGCGTCCTGGCGGAGGCACGCGCACGATAG
- a CDS encoding TonB-dependent receptor plug domain-containing protein, whose translation MTKPRPNSYRRAISGLTSTASLAVALAFGTPAFAQEADVPVEAANEAEAPGEITITGTRISGFTAPTPVTTVSKLELQDKGVRNLADLISDIPALKANQNTGTSSQPIGASNLDLRGLGPNRTLLLVDGRRFAATDPSGGVDINVIPVGLIRRIDIVTGGASAAYGSDAVSGVVNVVLDDRFEGFKGDVQYGVSTYGDVETPGASLTAGRAFVDGRLHIVASADYFRNGGQLAQESRPWARGDYAVLTNPAYPGTPGAPRQLILPNARFSQMTFSGVTARNSIAALRGIQFGPGGTVLPFNYGTTVGNVYMSGGDGASLAATSNILPVLERMSGYGRITFDVSDTISIYADALVSRADIFSDGTTATDNGNLVIRRDNAFLPSPIRDILIANNLNDFRIGRVAGEDGAFTNSVDNTVQRYGFGIDGKIGASWKWNAFVQLSRNDYYREDGNNRNEDRWLLGIDSVINPATGQPICRALLNNPNPTAAQDPYGNIRACIPINPFGAGSISQAALDYYKGTAVMMARQRQDVYAVSLEGSVFDTWAGTVSLAVGAEYRSETVRADVDDVSVRRRWKTVNPQPLSGELDVKEAFAEVVVPLLRDSGLGKHLDINGAVRVTDYSTSGSVTTWKIGANYTPFDDLRLRATYSRDIRAANINELFSGQSQFFNNITNPDTNLVRNTLQLTGGNPNLTPERAKALTAGAVYQPSWAPGLRLAVDYYSIDLNNAITSLTGQQIVDGCLIRDQADLCSAITFNGNVIEAVEATLINAAGAKSSGVDIEASYSMPVGGGRLETRALVNYVEELSITVNGETTDYAGQTGTTGTIGPAGGIPKWRGILSTTYRDDRASVGVAVRYVGGGLLNVSFEEGVDIDDNDVPARAYVDLNASYRITPNVQIFGSIDNLLNQKPPLTPNAITAPSYASSVFYDRVGRFMTVGARFSF comes from the coding sequence ATGACCAAGCCACGTCCGAATTCATATCGTCGTGCCATAAGCGGCCTGACGTCCACAGCATCGCTGGCCGTCGCGCTCGCGTTCGGCACCCCGGCTTTCGCGCAGGAAGCGGACGTACCGGTCGAGGCGGCAAACGAGGCTGAGGCACCGGGCGAGATCACCATTACCGGCACGCGCATCTCCGGATTCACCGCGCCAACCCCGGTAACCACCGTCAGCAAGCTGGAACTGCAGGACAAGGGCGTGCGCAACCTCGCCGACCTGATCTCCGATATCCCCGCGCTCAAGGCCAATCAGAACACCGGGACGTCGAGCCAGCCGATCGGCGCCAGCAATCTCGATCTGCGCGGCCTCGGCCCCAACCGCACGCTGCTGCTGGTCGATGGGCGGCGCTTTGCGGCAACCGACCCGTCGGGCGGCGTGGACATCAACGTCATTCCGGTCGGCCTGATCCGCCGGATCGACATCGTCACCGGCGGCGCGTCGGCGGCCTATGGTTCGGACGCCGTGTCGGGTGTCGTCAACGTGGTGCTCGACGATCGGTTTGAGGGGTTCAAGGGCGATGTCCAGTACGGCGTCTCCACCTATGGCGATGTCGAAACGCCCGGCGCCTCGCTGACCGCAGGCCGCGCCTTTGTCGACGGACGGCTCCATATCGTCGCCTCTGCGGACTATTTTCGCAATGGAGGGCAACTCGCGCAGGAAAGCCGTCCCTGGGCGCGGGGCGATTATGCCGTCCTCACCAACCCCGCTTATCCGGGCACGCCCGGGGCGCCGCGCCAGCTGATTCTGCCCAACGCGCGCTTTTCGCAGATGACGTTTAGCGGCGTCACCGCGCGCAACAGCATCGCCGCGCTGCGCGGCATCCAGTTCGGACCGGGCGGCACGGTACTCCCGTTCAACTACGGCACGACCGTGGGCAACGTCTATATGTCCGGCGGCGACGGCGCATCGCTCGCGGCGACCTCGAACATCCTGCCGGTGCTCGAGCGCATGTCGGGTTATGGCCGCATCACCTTCGATGTCAGCGACACTATCAGCATCTATGCCGATGCGCTGGTTTCGCGCGCTGACATCTTCTCGGACGGCACCACTGCGACCGACAATGGCAACCTCGTCATCCGCCGCGACAATGCCTTCCTGCCCTCCCCAATCCGCGACATTCTGATCGCCAACAATCTGAACGATTTCCGCATCGGACGCGTCGCGGGCGAGGACGGGGCGTTCACCAACAGCGTCGACAATACGGTCCAGCGCTATGGCTTCGGCATCGATGGAAAGATCGGCGCGAGCTGGAAATGGAACGCCTTCGTCCAGCTCAGCCGCAACGATTATTATCGCGAGGACGGCAACAACCGGAACGAGGATCGCTGGCTGCTCGGGATCGACAGCGTCATCAACCCGGCGACCGGCCAGCCGATCTGTCGCGCGCTGCTGAACAACCCCAATCCGACGGCGGCGCAGGATCCCTATGGGAATATTCGCGCGTGTATCCCGATCAATCCGTTCGGCGCGGGATCGATCAGCCAGGCTGCGCTCGATTACTATAAGGGCACGGCCGTGATGATGGCCCGCCAGCGGCAGGACGTCTATGCGGTCAGCCTCGAAGGGTCGGTGTTCGACACCTGGGCCGGTACCGTGTCGCTGGCGGTGGGCGCCGAATATCGCTCCGAAACGGTGCGCGCCGATGTCGACGACGTGTCGGTGCGTCGCCGCTGGAAGACCGTCAACCCGCAGCCGCTGAGCGGAGAGCTCGACGTCAAGGAGGCCTTTGCCGAGGTGGTCGTCCCGTTGTTGCGCGACTCCGGTCTGGGCAAGCATCTCGACATCAACGGCGCGGTTCGCGTCACCGACTATTCGACCAGCGGCAGCGTGACGACGTGGAAGATCGGTGCGAACTACACGCCGTTCGACGATCTGCGGCTGCGCGCCACCTATTCGCGCGACATTCGTGCGGCGAACATCAACGAGCTGTTCTCCGGCCAGTCGCAATTCTTCAACAACATCACCAATCCCGACACCAATCTCGTCCGAAACACGCTGCAACTGACCGGCGGCAACCCCAACCTCACGCCCGAACGCGCCAAGGCGCTGACGGCGGGTGCAGTCTATCAGCCGTCCTGGGCGCCGGGGCTGCGGCTTGCGGTCGATTATTATTCGATCGATCTCAACAACGCGATCACGTCGCTGACCGGCCAGCAGATCGTCGATGGCTGCCTCATCCGCGACCAGGCCGATCTTTGCTCAGCGATCACCTTCAACGGCAATGTCATCGAAGCGGTCGAGGCGACGCTGATCAACGCCGCGGGTGCCAAGAGCAGCGGTGTGGATATCGAGGCCAGCTATTCGATGCCCGTTGGCGGGGGGCGGCTCGAAACACGCGCGCTGGTCAATTATGTGGAGGAACTGTCGATCACCGTGAACGGCGAGACGACCGACTATGCGGGCCAGACCGGTACCACCGGCACGATCGGTCCGGCGGGCGGCATCCCGAAATGGCGCGGCATCCTCTCCACCACTTATCGCGACGATCGCGCATCGGTTGGCGTCGCGGTGCGTTATGTCGGCGGCGGCTTGCTCAACGTCAGCTTCGAGGAAGGCGTCGATATCGACGACAATGACGTTCCGGCACGCGCCTATGTCGATTTGAACGCCTCCTATCGCATCACCCCCAACGTCCAGATCTTCGGCAGCATCGACAATCTTCTGAACCAGAAACCGCCGCTGACGCCGAACGCGATTACCGCGCCCAGCTATGCCTCATCGGTCTTCTACGATCGCGTCGGGCGGTTCATGACCGTGGGCGCGCGGTTCAGCTTCTGA
- a CDS encoding TonB-dependent receptor, whose protein sequence is MKDSIRQGTVLRAQGATDPLEALSRRTRTHIKPLHATALFALLAAGPMLSLPGVAHAQEAPPAAEPAEPADDAVEAITVTGTRISGFTAPTPLTTLRSEDIELKAASTVADLLDDVPQLRVNQNIGKSSEPIGASNADLRGLGSQRTLVLIDGRRVAFTDPAGTIDTNIIPVSLISSAEIVTGGASAAYGSDAVAGVVNFVLDKNLQGLKLDVSYGQTIYDDHRRPSVSAAYGTKLLDDRLQLTFAGDYLRNSGQTSQAERPWGDNQTALLTNPAYTPTNGQPRLIISDNARFTQMTAGGVITRSNGNPNATGPSLAQRLGFAAGSGVQFDANGNPIPFTYGTNIGGTFMTGGDGAQVTDGGNIMPQIERITGYGGLRFDISDSVTFFTDFLYSRVDTLSDLTPNPDNGGITIQSDNAYLATSMRNAMAAAGITSFTMGRMNYEDGYSLFDSRTESRRFTFGVEGRFGNGWTWDVSGQISRNDYEQLSHNNRINARWFLGLDSVINPATNQPICRALLNNPNPTAAQDPYGDIRSCVPIDPFGAGAVSDAALAYYRGTSFTRASQHQDVFAANLSGSPFSTWAGEVKIAVGAEYRREKTTLTSDADSAARRWRSVNSQPFSGEFDVKEGYAEIVVPLAKDAPFADNLDVNGAIRYTDYELSGGVTTWKVGVNYSPIPDVRFRATLSRDIRAPNNWELFSRGNQVINAIVDPRTNISRQTVQITSGNPALEPEKADTFTGGVVFQPGFLPGFSASIDYYRIKINGAIATVAPQNIVNFCEEGRTEFCAGVIRDPVSDIITQVNVTPFNADSLKTSGVDVELQYRFDLGGGRLNLRGLANYVAEISTTSNGVTNDYVGLAGISPPPQGLPEWRVNIDANYSIGGFKLGASYRYVDGGKFDTRFNTRVLDIADNTVAGRSYVDLSAAYKLTSAVEIYGRVENLFNTYPPVTPNGITQPTIANSQFFDRRGTFFVVGGRLRL, encoded by the coding sequence ATGAAGGATTCGATCCGGCAGGGCACCGTGTTGCGAGCGCAAGGTGCGACCGATCCGCTGGAGGCGCTGTCGCGCCGCACCCGCACACATATCAAGCCCCTTCACGCGACCGCGCTGTTCGCGCTGCTCGCCGCGGGTCCAATGTTGTCACTGCCCGGCGTCGCGCACGCACAGGAGGCACCTCCTGCTGCCGAACCCGCCGAACCGGCTGACGACGCCGTCGAGGCGATCACCGTCACCGGCACCCGCATCAGCGGCTTCACCGCCCCCACCCCCCTCACCACGCTGCGCAGCGAGGATATCGAGCTCAAGGCGGCGAGCACGGTCGCCGACCTGCTCGACGACGTGCCGCAGCTGCGCGTGAACCAGAATATCGGCAAGTCGAGCGAGCCGATCGGCGCCTCCAACGCCGACCTTCGCGGCCTGGGCAGCCAGCGCACGCTGGTGCTGATCGACGGGCGCCGCGTCGCCTTCACCGACCCCGCCGGCACGATCGATACCAATATCATCCCGGTATCGCTGATCAGCAGCGCCGAGATCGTAACCGGCGGCGCCTCGGCCGCCTATGGTTCGGATGCGGTGGCGGGCGTGGTCAATTTCGTGCTCGACAAGAATCTTCAGGGGTTGAAGCTCGACGTCTCGTACGGCCAGACCATCTATGACGACCATCGCCGCCCCTCGGTCAGCGCGGCCTATGGCACCAAGCTGCTGGACGACCGGCTGCAACTGACCTTCGCGGGCGACTATCTGCGCAACAGCGGCCAGACGTCGCAGGCGGAACGCCCCTGGGGCGACAACCAGACCGCGTTGCTGACGAACCCGGCCTACACCCCGACCAACGGCCAGCCGCGCCTGATCATCTCGGACAATGCCCGCTTCACCCAGATGACCGCAGGCGGCGTCATCACCCGCAGCAACGGCAATCCCAATGCCACCGGCCCCTCGCTCGCCCAGCGGCTCGGCTTTGCGGCGGGCAGCGGGGTCCAGTTCGACGCCAATGGCAACCCGATCCCCTTCACCTACGGCACCAATATCGGCGGCACCTTCATGACCGGCGGCGATGGCGCACAGGTCACCGATGGCGGCAACATCATGCCGCAGATCGAGCGGATCACCGGCTATGGCGGGCTGCGCTTCGACATCAGCGACAGCGTGACCTTCTTCACCGACTTCCTCTATTCGCGCGTCGACACCCTGTCCGATCTGACCCCCAATCCGGACAATGGCGGCATCACGATCCAAAGCGACAATGCGTATCTGGCAACCTCGATGCGCAACGCGATGGCGGCCGCGGGCATCACCAGCTTCACCATGGGCCGGATGAACTATGAGGATGGCTATTCGCTGTTCGACAGCCGCACCGAAAGCCGCCGCTTCACCTTCGGGGTCGAGGGCCGGTTCGGCAATGGCTGGACGTGGGACGTTTCGGGGCAGATCAGCCGCAACGATTATGAGCAGCTGAGCCATAACAACCGGATCAACGCCCGCTGGTTCCTGGGGCTGGACAGCGTGATCAACCCGGCGACCAACCAGCCGATCTGTCGCGCGCTGCTCAACAACCCGAACCCCACCGCTGCGCAGGATCCCTATGGCGATATCCGCTCCTGCGTGCCGATCGATCCCTTCGGCGCCGGGGCGGTCAGCGACGCCGCGCTGGCTTATTATCGCGGAACCTCGTTCACGCGCGCCAGCCAGCATCAGGACGTGTTCGCCGCAAACCTCTCGGGCAGCCCCTTCTCGACCTGGGCGGGCGAGGTGAAGATCGCAGTCGGCGCCGAATATCGGCGGGAGAAGACCACGCTCACCTCGGACGCCGACTCGGCGGCGCGGCGCTGGCGCTCGGTCAATTCCCAGCCGTTCAGCGGCGAGTTCGACGTCAAGGAAGGCTATGCCGAGATCGTCGTGCCGCTGGCAAAGGACGCACCCTTCGCCGACAATCTCGATGTCAACGGCGCGATCCGTTACACCGATTACGAGCTGAGCGGCGGCGTGACAACCTGGAAGGTCGGCGTCAATTATTCGCCGATCCCCGATGTCCGGTTCCGCGCAACTTTGTCTCGCGACATCCGCGCGCCGAACAATTGGGAGCTGTTCTCGCGCGGCAATCAGGTCATCAACGCGATCGTTGACCCGCGCACCAACATCTCGCGCCAGACGGTTCAGATCACCAGCGGCAATCCCGCTCTGGAGCCCGAAAAGGCCGATACCTTCACCGGCGGCGTGGTGTTCCAGCCAGGCTTCCTTCCGGGCTTCAGCGCCTCGATCGATTATTACCGCATCAAGATCAACGGCGCGATCGCGACCGTGGCGCCACAGAATATCGTCAATTTCTGTGAGGAAGGGCGGACCGAATTCTGCGCGGGCGTGATCCGCGATCCGGTCAGCGACATCATCACCCAGGTCAATGTGACCCCGTTCAACGCGGATTCGCTCAAGACCAGCGGGGTCGACGTCGAGCTGCAATATCGCTTCGATCTGGGCGGCGGGCGGCTCAACCTGCGCGGCCTCGCCAACTATGTCGCGGAAATCTCGACCACCTCGAACGGCGTCACCAATGACTATGTCGGCCTCGCCGGCATCTCGCCGCCGCCGCAGGGGTTGCCCGAGTGGCGCGTCAATATCGACGCCAATTATTCGATCGGCGGATTCAAGCTGGGCGCCAGCTATCGCTATGTCGATGGCGGCAAGTTCGACACGCGGTTCAACACGCGCGTGCTCGATATCGCCGACAACACGGTCGCCGGACGCAGCTATGTCGATCTTTCGGCGGCCTACAAGCTGACCTCGGCGGTCGAAATCTATGGCCGGGTCGAGAACCTGTTCAACACCTATCCGCCCGTGACGCCGAACGGCATCACCCAGCCGACGATCGCCAACTCGCAATTCTTCGACCGGCGCGGTACCTTCTTCGTGGTCGGGGGGCGCCTGCGGCTCTGA